DNA sequence from the Bacillus pumilus genome:
CCGTTTGGCTACACCGAGTACAAATGAATAATCATTTTCATAGCCAAGCAGTGCCTCGCCCACTTCATCAGAAAGCGGCAGCTCTTTTACAAGTTCTGTGATATCTGCCCTGACAAGTGTATCAATGAGAGAAAACATGCCTGTCAGCATATAAGAGGCTGGGTGCTCTCGTTCGGTACGACTCGCAATCAGTTCACACGTTTTCGCCTGAATGAAGGACATTTTAATAATTTCTTTTTGGCTTGAGTTGGCTTGAACATTCAATTCTTTAAATGAAAGAATAAAGATCCAACGCCTAATTTCATTAAAACCAAGCAGAATAATCGCCTGCCGGATACTTTTGATTTGATAAAGACGTCTCATGCCGCCTGAATTGAGCATTTTTAATAATTGGTATGATAGCGAAAGGTCACTTTCAATAAAATGTGTCACGACCTGGATATTCGGCTGTTCCTTGCTCAGCTCATTTAATAGCTGGTGGTACGCATGGAAGCTGGTCGATAATGCTCGTCCTGATATAACATGCGGCTCACTAAAGAAATACCCTTGAAACAAATGGAAGCCGGCTTCTAGCGCTTCTTCATATTCTCTTCGCGTTTCCACCTTTTCTGCAAGGAAACGAAGTCGATATTTTTTATAGGTATGTAGAATTTTTCTACGTTCTTCCGAAGTGGTCTTTAGAAAGTCAATTTTTAAAATATCAATGCAATAGAGGAGTTCGTCAAGCAACTTGTCACTGAAATGTGATCCGCTTAGAAAAAAATCATCAAGTGCAATCGTATATCCCCATTTTTTTAATTCCTTACATCTCATAATAAGTGCCGGGGTAATCGGGACATTTTCTAATATCTCGATCACAAGCTGATGCGGATCAAAATAGGTGAGCAGATCAGACGAAAGTAAGCTTTCGGTGAAATTAATGTAGCATCTTTTGCCTTCTGTCAATGTTTCGATGCCGATATTTAAAAAACTGTTAATAATGAGGTCCGTTGTCGCTTTGTCACCATCTTCAGCGCTATATGTATTGGTTTCACTATCTCTATAAAGTAGCTCGTATGATACGACTTGTTCTTTTCTGTTAAAAATAGGCTGTCTCGCAACAAACACCCTCAACTGCTCCAATCCTCCTTTATGCAACGACAAACAAGATGTGCTTTCAGTATACCAAATGATTGCGCTTATGGTTCAATTTGAATCGGTCAAAAAATAAAAAAAGAGATCACCTGACTGGATGATCTCCTTTCTTCCAACGTTAGCTTTCATAAAGCTCTAGTTTAATTTTATTTTTCACGTCATGGATAAACTGCATCTTGTTATCCCAGCATTTTTGACTCAAATCGACTGGATATTCTTCTGGTTTGCTGATTCGTTTATATTCCTCCCAGAAAAGTCCGAGGCTATCCTGCACATAGGCTTGAATCGTTTGAATATCCGGATTGTCATATACAAGTTTTCCTTGTTCGAAAATCGGGACATGTAGATCCTTCGCCACAAAGTTTGTGACAAATTTGCTGATAAATGTATGCACAGGGTGGAACATTTTTAGCTTATCCTCACTATGAACATCTTCCTCTTCGAGCGCAATGTAGTCACCCTCTGAGTGATGATTCAATTGGTTGATAATGCGGTACACACGTTTACGTCCTGGTGTTGTCACTTTCTCTGGGTTGGACGAAATTTTGATGGTATCATTCATTTTGCCGTTTTCTTCAATGGACACAAGCTTATACACTGCACCGAGAGCTGGCTGATCAAATGCTGTGATCAGTTTTGTTCCAACACCCCACACATCAATTTTGGCACCCTGTGCTTTTAAATTCATGATGGTATGTTCATCGAGATCACTTGATGCAATGATTTTTGCGTCATGGAATCCAGCTTCATCCAGCATCGTTCTAGCTTTTTTAGACAAGTAGGCAAGGTCACCACTATCAAGTCTGACACCAATAAAGTTGATCTTGTCTCCGAATTCTTTCGCTACCTTAATGGCATTCGGAATACCGGATCTCACGGTATCATACGTATCGACTAA
Encoded proteins:
- a CDS encoding EAL and HDOD domain-containing protein: MRVFVARQPIFNRKEQVVSYELLYRDSETNTYSAEDGDKATTDLIINSFLNIGIETLTEGKRCYINFTESLLSSDLLTYFDPHQLVIEILENVPITPALIMRCKELKKWGYTIALDDFFLSGSHFSDKLLDELLYCIDILKIDFLKTTSEERRKILHTYKKYRLRFLAEKVETRREYEEALEAGFHLFQGYFFSEPHVISGRALSTSFHAYHQLLNELSKEQPNIQVVTHFIESDLSLSYQLLKMLNSGGMRRLYQIKSIRQAIILLGFNEIRRWIFILSFKELNVQANSSQKEIIKMSFIQAKTCELIASRTEREHPASYMLTGMFSLIDTLVRADITELVKELPLSDEVGEALLGYENDYSFVLGVAKRIERNEWDDEMLDGNLPKQEAYGCYIEAIEWCHKMFES
- a CDS encoding nicotinate phosphoribosyltransferase; amino-acid sequence: MEHRFIDDSLSLHTDLYQINMAETYWRDGIHEKKAVFELFFRKLPFDNGFAVFAGLEKAIEYLSDFSFTESDLAYLKDELGYKSDFIDYLSGLSFTGSLHSMREGEIVFANEPIMRIEATLVEAQLIETALLNIVNFQTLIATKAARIKGIIEDETALEFGTRRAHEMDAAMWGARAALIGGFQATSNVRAGKRFNIPVSGTHAHALVQAYRDEYTAFKKYAETHTDCVFLVDTYDTVRSGIPNAIKVAKEFGDKINFIGVRLDSGDLAYLSKKARTMLDEAGFHDAKIIASSDLDEHTIMNLKAQGAKIDVWGVGTKLITAFDQPALGAVYKLVSIEENGKMNDTIKISSNPEKVTTPGRKRVYRIINQLNHHSEGDYIALEEEDVHSEDKLKMFHPVHTFISKFVTNFVAKDLHVPIFEQGKLVYDNPDIQTIQAYVQDSLGLFWEEYKRISKPEEYPVDLSQKCWDNKMQFIHDVKNKIKLELYES